Proteins from a single region of Gossypium arboreum isolate Shixiya-1 chromosome 1, ASM2569848v2, whole genome shotgun sequence:
- the LOC108480813 gene encoding uncharacterized protein LOC108480813 has translation MGSLLSGWDSPISDPSSVILKRNRSLTKEEIEAFWRSKRKTEEEHLNAIYGSPDSCNQQYGRKYMRSSSMPTPNRNQGFLDMDTETSLENIVKQSGWWTRSAWAFLNEPPVLDRPTNNYQPQFHVAGLATSKFNKDSGISAN, from the exons ATGGGTTCTTTATTGTCAGGATGGGATTCTCCTATATCTGATCCTTCATCAG TTATACTTAAAAGAAATCGGTCACTTACTAAAGAAGAGATTGAAGCTTTCTGGAGATCAAAAAGGAAAACAGAGGAAGAGCATCTTAATGCTATATATGGTTCACCAGATAGTTGCAATCAGCAG TATGGAAGGAAATATATGAGATCAAGCTCCATGCCTACACCAAATAGAAACCAGGGTTTCCTAGACATGGACACCGAAACAAGCCTGGAAAATATCGTAAAGCAAAGTGGGTG GTGGACAAGGAGCGCTTGGGCATTCTTGAATGAACCTCCAGTTCTTGACCGCCCTACAAACAATTACCAACCACAGTTCCATGTTGCCGGCCTTGCTACTTCAAAGTTTAACAAAGATTCTGGAATCAGTGCCAATTAG